The stretch of DNA GCGCTCAGCGGTCGAAGTCGGTCAACTCGTCCCCGCCGGTGCACTCCTGCATGCTCGTCGACTCCGCCGACGGCTCAGCACGCTGCTCGACTCTTTCCTCTCCCAAGTCGATGCCGTCATACTTCCCACCGCCTCCGGTCCAGCCCCCGACCGTTCCACGACCGGCGATCGGCGCTTCCAGGCCGTCTGGACGCTTCTCGGCACTCCGGCGCTCTCTCTTCCCAGTGGTCTGACCCATGACGGCCTGCCGCTCGCTACCCAACTCGTCGCTCGCTTCGGCCACGATCGTCATCTCTTGCACGTCGCCGCCTGGTGCGAGCGCATTTTGCCCAGCCTACCGCCACCGCCACTCGCCTGAGGGAGGCTGACGGGAGTGGAGCGCTCATGGGTGTCCTGACTCGTCCGGAGATCCTGCGCCTCATCGAAGCCGGTGAAATCGTCATCGAGCCGTTCGATCCCGACCAGGTCGGCCCGGCCTCGATCGACCTTCACCTCGGCCGCGAGTTCCGCCTTTTCAAGCATGCCCGCGAGATCCTCCACGTGACCGAGGAAACCGATCACCGCGAGGTGACCGAATTGGTGACCGTGGAGGATCACCTGCTTCTCCTACCAGGCCAGGCTGTCCTCGGCATCACCGAGGAGCGACTCACCCTCCCGGACTATCTCTGCGGTTGGATCCAGGGTCGCAGCCGCTTTGCCCGCGTTGGTCTCATGGTCCACGTCACCGCTAATTTCATCCAGCCTGGTATGATCCGGACGCGCCAGGTGCTCGAAATGAACAACGCCGGCCCTATCCCGCTCGCCATTCGCCCCGGCATCCGCATCTGCCAGATCATTCTCGAGGAGTGCGTCGGCCGCGCCCGCTATGCGGGGCGCTTCCAGGGGCAGGAACATCCCTGAGCGCCCCTCGTTCGGCCCCCTCCTCGCCTCGAGAGACCCCTCGAGCACCGCGCGGAGCAGTCCGCATGCCAGTGTCGCGAAGGAACGGCCGGGTGGCAGTGCGCTACCGGTCGGCTCTTCCTCACTGTCCCGGGCAGTTCGTCAGCGCACGATCGTCCGCCGCGTCTCGGAGAGCATCGCCTCCAGTTCCGCAGCACTGATCAGCGCGAGATCTCCCCGCACCGTCAATTTGAGCGCCGCCAGCGCGACGCCCGTGCGCAACCCGCGCTCCAGATCCCGCCCATCCAGATAGCCGTGCAGGAAGCCTGCCGCAAAGGCATCCCCGGCGCCGACCCGATCGATGACCGTCGCCCGGGGCGCCTCCGCCGTCACCCGCTCCCCCTCCCGTGTCACGGCCACCGCTCCCCCCTCGCCGAGCGTCAGCACCGTCACCCCAGCACCGAACCGTCCAGCGAGCCGCTCAGCGACCTCCAGCGCAGTCCCCTCCAGCCCCCACAGGGTCCGCGCATCGCCCTCCCCGCAAAACAAGACCGTTGCCCCCGCACAGAACGGCTCCAAAACGCGCGCGGCCTCGTCCGGCCCCCACAACCGGCTCCGGTAGTTCACGTCGAACGACACCGGCACCCCGGCTGCCCGTGCCCGTTCCATCAAGCGCTCGGCCACCGCCCGGCAACCCACGCTCAGCGCTGGGGTGATGCCCGTCAGGTGCAGCCAGCGGCCACCTGCCACGAAGTCGATTGGAAACGCCGCCGGATCGACCTGCGCAACTGCCGATCCAGCCCGATCGTAGAGCACCGCGGTCGGTCGTGGCGGCACACCCGTGTCCAGATAGTAGACCCCAACTCGCCCCCGCTCGACCCACTGAACCCAGCTGGTATCCACCCCGTGCCAGGCGAGCTCCCGCACGATCCGCTCCCCCAGCGGATTGCGCGGCAGGACCGAGGCCCAGGCTGTCCGGCGCCCCAACCGGGCCAGTGCCACGAGCACGTTCGCCTCCGCGCCACCGATCCCCACTTCCAGTCGTGTCGCCGTCTCCAAGCGCTCCCCGAGCGGAACGGCGAGCCGGATCATCGTTTCACCGAAGCTGACGACATCCCACTGCACCACGCTCTTCCTCACAGCTGCTCGCTCAGTTCAGTCAGCGACTGGACCGTCCGGTGGGGCTGCTTGCCGAGCGCGTCCAGCGCGCTCCCTGTTCGGTCCACCCAGCAGACGCGAAAGCCATAGCGAAGCGCTCCAGCGACATCGAAGCCGTTCGCCGAGCAGAAGAGGATCCGCTCCGGCGGCACGACGAGGTGAGCAGGTGCCAGGGCATAGACTGCTGGCGACGGCTTGTAGCGCCGCACAGCATCGGCGCTCAACACCGCCTCGAACCACTCGCGCAGTCCGGCCATCCGTAAGAGCTGCTCGAGCATCATCGGACTGCCGTTGGACAGGACGGCCAACCGCAATCCCCGCTCGGCGAGCCGCTCCAGTGCCATTGCTGTTTCCGGGAAGGGATCCAGTTCCAACCACCCCTGCAGAAGATGCTCGCGCTCTTCGGGCAGAAGCTCCAGTTCCAGCTGTTCGCACGCTGCATCGAGTGCTTGAGCCGTTATCACCCAGAAATCCTCGTATTCTCCCAAGATCGTGCGCAGGAAACTGTGCTCCAGCTGCTTGGTTCGCCAACGGTCGAGCAGGGGGACATCACCGACGATGGCCCGCGCCCGCTCCGCCAGTCGTCCGAACCCGAATAACGTCCCGTACACATCGAAGACGACCGCCTCGATCGTTTCCTCGTTCACCCGCATCCCCCCACGGCATGGTGCTAGGCCGAATCGTAGGCGCTCCGCGCCAGCACGGCAACTGGCACGAAATGAGTGCCGCACACCGAGATGGACGACCGGTTCTGATGTCCTGATCCGCGGTTCATCGCCTTCCCGATCGCTCCTCACGACGACCCAACCAGCCGGCTCGTTGTACCCTGGAAGTGCTGGCTCGAGGAGGGGCAGCGTGTGGAAGCAGGTCCTCGTCGTTTTTCTCGCCGTCGCCGTTTTCGTCGCCATGCTCCCGGTCCGAGAGGCAACCACTTCCCCCTTCGCCAGTCCTGCCTTCGAGCAGATCTGGTTGCGAGACCAGAACGGCCTGCTCGACCTTTGGGGACAAGGTCCGCTCGCCTGGCGACTCGAGCCCTATGCCGATGCTCCATCCGGTCGCCGCCTCGTCCAA from Thermomicrobium roseum DSM 5159 encodes:
- the dcd gene encoding dCTP deaminase — protein: MGVLTRPEILRLIEAGEIVIEPFDPDQVGPASIDLHLGREFRLFKHAREILHVTEETDHREVTELVTVEDHLLLLPGQAVLGITEERLTLPDYLCGWIQGRSRFARVGLMVHVTANFIQPGMIRTRQVLEMNNAGPIPLAIRPGIRICQIILEECVGRARYAGRFQGQEHP
- a CDS encoding sugar kinase gives rise to the protein MQWDVVSFGETMIRLAVPLGERLETATRLEVGIGGAEANVLVALARLGRRTAWASVLPRNPLGERIVRELAWHGVDTSWVQWVERGRVGVYYLDTGVPPRPTAVLYDRAGSAVAQVDPAAFPIDFVAGGRWLHLTGITPALSVGCRAVAERLMERARAAGVPVSFDVNYRSRLWGPDEAARVLEPFCAGATVLFCGEGDARTLWGLEGTALEVAERLAGRFGAGVTVLTLGEGGAVAVTREGERVTAEAPRATVIDRVGAGDAFAAGFLHGYLDGRDLERGLRTGVALAALKLTVRGDLALISAAELEAMLSETRRTIVR
- a CDS encoding haloacid dehalogenase type II, whose product is MNEETIEAVVFDVYGTLFGFGRLAERARAIVGDVPLLDRWRTKQLEHSFLRTILGEYEDFWVITAQALDAACEQLELELLPEEREHLLQGWLELDPFPETAMALERLAERGLRLAVLSNGSPMMLEQLLRMAGLREWFEAVLSADAVRRYKPSPAVYALAPAHLVVPPERILFCSANGFDVAGALRYGFRVCWVDRTGSALDALGKQPHRTVQSLTELSEQL